One Thalassotalea sediminis DNA segment encodes these proteins:
- the ung gene encoding uracil-DNA glycosylase, with product MLTWTALLAEEKQKRYFQDTLDYVAKRREQGINVYPPVDDVFNAFTTPDFKNINVVILGQDPYHGEGQAHGFCFSVKPGIKPPPSLVNMYKELLSDIEGFQMPEHGDLRSWAEQGVMLLNTVLTVEEGQAHSHKKLGWEQFTDRVIALLNDYGEGVIFLLWGAHAQKKGQSIDTDKHFVLKAPHPSPLSAHRGFFGCQHFSKTNALLHQQGKKTINWQL from the coding sequence ATACTAACATGGACAGCATTACTTGCTGAAGAAAAACAAAAACGTTACTTTCAAGACACCTTAGATTATGTCGCAAAGCGACGCGAACAAGGCATTAATGTTTATCCACCCGTAGATGATGTTTTTAATGCTTTTACTACACCAGACTTTAAGAACATTAACGTTGTAATTCTAGGACAGGATCCATATCACGGTGAAGGGCAAGCTCATGGTTTTTGTTTTTCTGTTAAACCTGGCATAAAACCTCCTCCTTCTCTTGTTAACATGTATAAAGAGCTACTTTCTGATATTGAAGGGTTTCAAATGCCTGAACATGGAGATTTGCGAAGCTGGGCAGAACAAGGCGTGATGTTACTTAATACCGTTCTTACTGTTGAAGAAGGGCAGGCGCATTCTCATAAAAAACTTGGCTGGGAACAATTTACTGACCGAGTTATCGCATTACTCAATGATTATGGTGAAGGTGTTATCTTTTTACTTTGGGGAGCGCATGCACAAAAAAAAGGACAAAGTATCGATACCGACAAACATTTTGTTTTAAAAGCGCCGCACCCTTCACCTTTATCTGCACATCGTGGTTTTTTTGGTTGCCAACACTTTTCTAAAACTAATGCATTACTTCATCAGCAAGGAAAAAAAACCATTAATTGGCAATTATGA
- a CDS encoding protein-disulfide reductase DsbD — translation MLKHYTSLFLFICLTLFGQVNASAQDSIFDSSASSLFSNEQEFLTPDLAFNFNFEQSQNTVQISFDIVEGYYLYKKQFSFEGKNVSINSVNLPSGIEHEDEFFGVQEIFEKPLSFQIKLSDIGNNAQLMVRFQGCAKKGLCYPPEIKVIDIVSSKASSADIFAAMSQTSNNSNGQLIDKKMPVTESSEQHQLVDLLKSDNLWWTLFAFFIGGLLLSFTPCVFPMYPILTGIIVGQKQGLSTNRAFALSFTYVQGMAVTYTILGIIVALAGAQFQAMFQHPIVLLTLSALFIFLALSMFGIFNLSLPASWQNKLNNLSNNQKSGSYGGVFSMGAISGLVASPCTTAPLTGALIYISQSGDVTLGAAALYALSLGMGLPLLILGSTGGKLLPKAGAWMEMIKVVFGFLLLTVPVFLLERILPNTITFAIALIILLSACVYFVKSALKNKSRLKGSFASALVLAITCFSGYQLTQYYQVLPEQQRDTKAFTYVKNLTELKALVATANANGETVMVDLYADWCVACKEFEHKTFPVAVVQEALVNTRLVQIDLTDTGAPDSVELMKHYQVFGLPSILFFNLEGEELSQRRVTGFMAAEEFAQHIEDTF, via the coding sequence ATGCTTAAACATTACACTTCATTATTTTTATTTATTTGCCTAACGCTGTTTGGTCAGGTCAATGCAAGCGCACAGGACTCAATTTTTGACAGCAGTGCAAGCTCATTGTTCAGTAACGAACAGGAGTTCTTAACGCCAGATCTCGCCTTTAATTTCAATTTTGAACAAAGCCAAAATACCGTACAAATAAGCTTTGATATTGTTGAAGGCTACTACTTATATAAAAAACAATTTTCTTTCGAAGGAAAGAACGTCTCTATTAATAGCGTAAACTTGCCTTCGGGGATCGAACACGAGGATGAGTTTTTCGGCGTACAAGAGATTTTTGAAAAACCGCTCTCGTTCCAAATTAAACTAAGCGACATTGGTAATAATGCACAATTGATGGTTCGCTTTCAGGGTTGTGCGAAAAAAGGTCTATGCTACCCACCTGAAATAAAGGTCATTGATATAGTCAGCTCAAAAGCCAGTTCAGCTGATATTTTTGCAGCGATGTCACAAACTTCAAATAATAGCAATGGACAGCTTATAGATAAAAAAATGCCTGTGACTGAAAGTAGTGAACAACATCAATTAGTTGATTTACTTAAAAGTGATAACTTATGGTGGACGCTGTTTGCCTTTTTTATTGGTGGATTATTATTGTCATTTACCCCTTGTGTATTCCCAATGTACCCTATTTTAACAGGCATTATTGTTGGCCAAAAACAAGGTTTATCAACAAATAGGGCGTTTGCTTTATCCTTTACTTATGTGCAAGGAATGGCCGTCACTTACACGATTTTAGGTATCATCGTTGCTTTAGCTGGAGCGCAATTTCAAGCAATGTTTCAGCACCCGATAGTATTGCTCACACTGAGTGCTTTATTCATCTTTCTCGCGCTATCAATGTTCGGCATTTTTAATCTAAGCTTACCCGCTAGTTGGCAGAATAAGCTCAATAATCTGAGCAATAATCAAAAATCTGGGTCATATGGTGGTGTTTTTAGCATGGGAGCAATTTCCGGTCTTGTCGCTTCTCCTTGTACGACAGCCCCATTAACAGGCGCGTTGATTTATATTTCTCAATCAGGAGATGTTACGTTAGGCGCAGCTGCCTTATATGCATTAAGTTTGGGAATGGGGTTACCACTACTTATTTTAGGTAGCACTGGTGGTAAATTGTTACCCAAGGCCGGGGCTTGGATGGAAATGATAAAAGTAGTTTTCGGCTTTTTACTCTTAACAGTACCAGTCTTCTTGTTAGAGCGAATCTTACCAAACACCATAACTTTTGCGATCGCGCTTATTATTCTACTCTCGGCATGCGTTTATTTTGTTAAATCAGCATTAAAAAATAAAAGTCGTTTGAAGGGTTCTTTTGCCAGTGCGTTAGTACTTGCAATAACCTGTTTCAGTGGATATCAGCTAACGCAGTATTATCAAGTGTTACCAGAGCAACAACGTGATACTAAAGCGTTTACTTATGTTAAAAATTTAACCGAGCTAAAAGCCCTCGTTGCCACTGCTAATGCAAACGGTGAAACCGTTATGGTCGATTTATATGCCGATTGGTGTGTCGCATGTAAAGAGTTTGAACATAAAACCTTCCCTGTTGCTGTCGTTCAAGAAGCGTTAGTAAATACACGATTAGTACAAATAGATCTAACCGATACAGGTGCCCCAGATAGCGTCGAGTTAATGAAGCATTATCAAGTCTTTGGCTTACCTTCAATTTTATTTTTTAACTTAGAAGGGGAAGAACTTAGTCAACGTAGAGTGACAGGTTTTATGGCAGCTGAGGAATTTGCTCAGCATATAGAAGACACTTTCTAG
- the cutA gene encoding divalent-cation tolerance protein CutA, which translates to MYQIVLCTCPSNEVGHQIAETLVKQKVAACVNIVSNVTSVYQWQGTIEKDTEVQLIIKTKATFFKQLSEIITQLHPYDVPEIIALAISNGNQDYLTWLNDSINPHA; encoded by the coding sequence ATGTATCAAATCGTGTTATGTACATGCCCTTCAAACGAAGTTGGGCATCAAATAGCGGAAACGCTCGTAAAACAAAAGGTTGCCGCTTGTGTTAACATTGTTTCAAACGTGACGTCCGTGTACCAATGGCAAGGGACAATTGAAAAGGATACTGAAGTACAGCTTATAATTAAAACAAAAGCCACTTTTTTTAAACAGCTATCGGAAATCATTACACAGCTTCACCCTTATGACGTACCTGAAATTATCGCGCTAGCTATTAGCAATGGTAATCAGGATTACTTAACTTGGTTAAATGACTCAATAAACCCTCATGCTTAA